From bacterium, a single genomic window includes:
- a CDS encoding diguanylate cyclase, producing the protein MKIKVLYIEDNYADFLMLKRILEVKGRYFTLENVGSSEEALTFLKRKSLDCILIDRDLQDGGSLELLKKIKCDYQEIPVIILSNYEEEKVAFSYLQNGAVGFISKDEILNGQILNKVVDCIFIKEKPQEVLLKEREDLDRVLFERGTARIYQALLKNMNEGLIVLDNKGRIIFVNKEIEKLLGCSKNEIIDKEIFGMIDKKDLDLLKKKLNKIQKGEKCFYEINLSYQKKKIPVSINHAPFQEGEVIKGSLCLINDLFKIRKYAQKSKKKEEELIKKSITDSLTGVLSYTQFLYLLKIEFEKTKRYFTDLSCLIIDIDNFKRINEEYGFKFGDKALREIAEMITRNCRKSDVIARFGGEKFIALLSNTNYQNSLIVAEKLRKIIDNHHFTDKDYLIKITFTIGVSSVIEDGVKTADALIENAQKAVTVAKKEEKGKILSFKDIIVTHSELDLKESKVTNLQEKILDITQTTKESYVESLRSLIMALEARDLYTKEHSVNVSKYSYLVAKEMELSEDQARLIKTAGLVHDLGKIGISDAILLKKGPLSDEERKAIQMHPIYGVNIIHPIHFLAEERPIVLYHHERIDGKGYPEGLRGKRIPIGARIMNVVDSFDAMSSPRPYRDPLKVNEAIKELINCAGSQFDPEVVYNLLKVLINERLIPDILKEDRRLYEDIMLKCHEYHLKY; encoded by the coding sequence ATGAAGATTAAAGTATTATATATTGAAGATAATTATGCTGATTTTTTAATGTTAAAGAGAATCTTAGAAGTTAAGGGAAGATACTTTACCTTAGAAAATGTTGGTAGCAGCGAAGAAGCTTTGACATTTCTTAAAAGAAAGAGTCTTGACTGTATCTTAATTGACCGTGATCTTCAAGATGGGGGTAGTTTAGAATTATTGAAAAAGATTAAATGTGATTACCAAGAAATACCGGTAATCATTCTTAGTAATTATGAAGAAGAAAAGGTTGCTTTTAGTTATCTACAAAATGGGGCCGTGGGTTTTATTAGTAAAGATGAGATCTTAAATGGCCAGATCTTAAATAAGGTGGTAGATTGTATCTTCATTAAAGAAAAACCTCAAGAGGTACTCTTAAAAGAAAGAGAAGATTTAGACAGGGTTTTATTTGAAAGAGGAACAGCTCGGATCTATCAAGCATTATTGAAAAATATGAATGAGGGGTTGATTGTCTTAGATAATAAAGGAAGAATTATTTTTGTTAATAAAGAAATAGAGAAGCTGTTAGGTTGTTCAAAGAATGAAATTATAGATAAAGAGATCTTTGGGATGATCGATAAAAAAGATTTAGATCTTTTAAAGAAAAAGTTAAATAAGATCCAAAAAGGTGAAAAATGTTTTTATGAAATTAATCTTTCTTATCAAAAGAAAAAGATTCCTGTCTCTATAAACCATGCTCCTTTTCAGGAGGGAGAGGTAATTAAGGGAAGTTTATGCTTAATCAATGATCTCTTTAAAATAAGAAAGTATGCTCAAAAGAGCAAAAAAAAAGAGGAGGAGTTAATAAAGAAGTCTATTACTGATAGCTTAACAGGAGTATTAAGCTACACTCAATTTTTATACTTACTTAAGATTGAATTTGAAAAAACAAAGAGATACTTTACCGATCTATCTTGCCTGATCATAGATATAGATAATTTTAAAAGGATAAATGAGGAATATGGTTTTAAGTTTGGAGATAAAGCCTTAAGAGAAATAGCAGAGATGATTACCAGAAACTGTCGTAAAAGTGATGTTATTGCTCGTTTTGGAGGGGAAAAATTTATTGCCTTATTATCTAATACTAATTATCAAAATTCTTTAATTGTCGCTGAGAAACTAAGGAAGATTATTGATAATCACCATTTTACAGATAAAGATTATCTTATTAAGATTACCTTTACAATAGGAGTTTCTTCGGTAATAGAAGACGGAGTAAAGACAGCAGATGCTTTAATAGAAAATGCCCAAAAAGCAGTAACGGTAGCTAAAAAAGAAGAAAAGGGTAAGATCTTATCATTTAAAGATATTATTGTTACTCACTCTGAATTAGACCTTAAGGAGTCAAAAGTAACTAATTTACAAGAGAAGATCCTTGATATTACTCAAACTACTAAAGAATCGTATGTCGAGTCTTTGAGGTCTTTAATTATGGCCTTAGAAGCAAGAGACCTATATACTAAAGAACATTCTGTTAATGTTTCCAAGTATTCTTATTTAGTAGCTAAAGAGATGGAGCTTTCAGAAGATCAAGCCAGATTAATTAAGACAGCAGGATTAGTCCACGATCTTGGAAAGATTGGTATTAGTGATGCTATCTTATTAAAGAAAGGACCTTTAAGCGATGAAGAAAGAAAGGCCATCCAAATGCACCCTATCTATGGAGTAAATATCATTCATCCGATCCATTTTTTAGCTGAAGAACGACCAATTGTCTTATATCATCACGAAAGGATTGATGGTAAGGGATATCCCGAAGGATTAAGAGGCAAAAGAATTCCTATTGGGGCGCGAATTATGAATGTCGTAGATTCTTTTGATGCCATGTCTTCTCCTCGTCCATATCGAGACCCGTTAAAGGTAAATGAGGCAATAAAAGAATTAATAAATTGTGCTGGCAGCCAATTTGATCCCGAAGTAGTATATAATTTATTAAAAGTATTAATAAATGAAAGACTAATTCCTGATATCTTAAAAGAAGACAGAAGATTATATGAAGATATCATGTTAAAATGTCATGAATATCATCTTAAGTATTAA
- the sepS gene encoding O-phosphoserine--tRNA ligase, whose translation MMEVSLKEETKRERGKEHPVSALSVKLREIFLELGLDEIINPMVVEERDIYLQYGSEAPLILDRVYYLAGVDRADIGLSNHKVEKIKEIIPNFNKLEELKGYLRRFKEGRIEGDDFVEGLVNELAVSEEQALSLIEKVFPEFKELRPVPSKKTLRSHMTALWYSTIAALLSQKKYPLSLFSMGPRFRREQRQDSSHLYESTSASIVIVDENFTLEDGKKITQKILTCLGFSNFEFKIKGVTSNYYAPGTDTEIYAEFGSQKVEVANLGYYSKESLTNYGIKYPVFNLGLGVERLSLLLEKAKDIRELVYPQYLHIIELTDEEIISTLKPCQEPATPGGEKLVKELVEKCLAHKETIGPVEILIYEGDFLGKEIKIWVYNWDMGKSLMSYAYLNKIFVYEGSLYSLPPRDYLKKTTEVKNKFLEVYDKGRESNLSFMDLIMKKFIFEIEKTLAKGEVSLDIKFKMIKRLGEVNLYISDYVNNYITSNNKKILVGGPLFFGLKALLS comes from the coding sequence ATGATGGAGGTATCTTTAAAAGAAGAGACTAAAAGAGAACGAGGAAAAGAACACCCTGTTTCTGCTTTAAGTGTAAAGCTAAGAGAGATCTTTTTAGAATTAGGACTTGACGAAATTATTAATCCAATGGTTGTAGAGGAAAGGGATATTTATCTTCAGTATGGCTCTGAAGCGCCTTTAATCTTAGACCGAGTTTATTACTTAGCTGGTGTAGATAGAGCAGATATAGGTCTTTCTAATCACAAGGTAGAAAAGATTAAGGAGATTATTCCAAATTTTAATAAATTAGAAGAGCTAAAAGGATACCTAAGGAGGTTTAAAGAGGGAAGGATAGAAGGAGATGACTTTGTGGAAGGCTTGGTTAATGAATTAGCGGTCTCAGAAGAACAAGCCTTATCTTTAATTGAAAAGGTATTTCCTGAATTCAAGGAACTACGTCCTGTTCCTTCTAAAAAGACCTTAAGGTCTCATATGACTGCTTTATGGTATTCTACGATCGCTGCTCTTTTAAGTCAAAAAAAGTATCCTTTATCCTTATTTTCTATGGGGCCCAGATTTCGTAGGGAACAGAGGCAAGATAGTAGTCATTTATATGAAAGCACTTCTGCTTCTATCGTGATCGTAGATGAGAATTTTACTTTAGAAGATGGAAAAAAGATTACTCAAAAGATATTAACTTGTTTAGGTTTTTCTAATTTTGAATTTAAAATAAAAGGAGTAACTAGTAATTATTACGCTCCCGGCACTGATACCGAAATATATGCTGAATTTGGCAGTCAAAAGGTAGAAGTAGCTAATCTTGGATATTATTCTAAAGAATCCCTAACTAATTATGGTATAAAATATCCAGTATTTAATCTAGGGTTAGGAGTAGAACGACTTTCTCTCTTATTAGAAAAAGCTAAAGATATTAGAGAATTAGTGTATCCTCAGTATCTTCATATTATTGAACTTACAGATGAGGAAATTATCTCTACTTTAAAACCTTGCCAAGAGCCGGCTACTCCTGGTGGAGAAAAGTTAGTTAAGGAATTAGTGGAAAAGTGCCTTGCCCATAAGGAGACCATTGGTCCCGTGGAGATCTTAATCTACGAAGGAGATTTTTTAGGCAAAGAGATTAAGATTTGGGTCTATAATTGGGACATGGGAAAGAGTTTAATGTCTTATGCTTATCTAAATAAGATATTTGTTTATGAAGGAAGTTTATATAGTCTTCCCCCCAGGGATTATTTAAAAAAGACAACCGAAGTGAAGAATAAGTTTTTGGAAGTTTACGATAAAGGAAGAGAGAGTAATCTATCTTTTATGGACCTGATTATGAAGAAGTTTATCTTTGAAATAGAAAAAACTTTAGCCAAAGGGGAAGTAAGTTTAGATATAAAATTTAAGATGATCAAGAGGCTGGGTGAAGTTAATCTTTATATTTCAGATTATGTGAATAACTATATTACCTCTAATAATAAAAAGATATTAGTAGGAGGTCCTTTATTTTTTGGATTAAAAGCTTTACTTTCTTAA
- a CDS encoding glycine cleavage system protein H codes for MERSWPKELFYHRDHCWVKVENNNQVIIGLDEFFIKKAGEINKVKLPFEGDEIKVNESFGEVLTVSGDIKVVAPLSGEIMEVNLNLEDDPQVLMKDPYQEGWMMKVIASNLEDEIEMLIKGKSS; via the coding sequence TTGGAGCGTTCCTGGCCTAAGGAGTTATTTTATCATAGAGATCATTGTTGGGTAAAAGTAGAGAATAATAATCAAGTGATCATTGGCTTGGATGAGTTTTTTATAAAGAAAGCCGGGGAGATAAATAAGGTAAAATTACCTTTTGAAGGTGATGAGATAAAAGTAAATGAAAGCTTTGGAGAGGTTTTAACAGTTAGTGGAGATATCAAAGTAGTTGCTCCTCTTTCTGGAGAAATTATGGAGGTTAATTTAAATTTAGAAGACGATCCTCAAGTCTTAATGAAAGATCCTTATCAGGAAGGTTGGATGATGAAGGTAATTGCTTCAAATTTAGAGGATGAGATAGAGATGTTAATAAAAGGAAAATCTTCTTGA
- the moaC gene encoding cyclic pyranopterin monophosphate synthase MoaC: MKENTLTHFDLQGKAKMVDISHKKSTLRTAKAEGIIFMQKETLSLIKSHQVIKGDVLTVAKVSGILASKNTSSLIPMSHPIKITNVDLTFEIDESESAIRAISKVVAFDKTGAEMEALTAVAVSLLTIYDMCKAADKKMVISNIYLKEKTGGKSGNSFT; encoded by the coding sequence TTGAAAGAGAATACTCTTACTCACTTTGATCTTCAGGGCAAAGCTAAGATGGTAGATATTAGTCATAAAAAATCTACCTTACGGACAGCTAAAGCTGAAGGAATAATCTTTATGCAGAAAGAGACTTTAAGTTTAATTAAGTCTCACCAAGTAATTAAGGGTGATGTTCTTACGGTAGCTAAAGTTTCAGGAATTTTAGCCAGTAAAAATACCTCTTCTTTAATTCCTATGAGCCATCCTATAAAGATTACTAATGTTGACCTTACTTTTGAGATAGATGAATCTGAGTCAGCCATAAGAGCTATCTCTAAGGTAGTAGCTTTTGATAAAACAGGTGCTGAAATGGAAGCTCTTACCGCTGTGGCGGTTTCTCTTTTAACTATTTATGATATGTGTAAAGCTGCGGACAAGAAGATGGTTATTTCTAATATCTATTTAAAGGAGAAGACCGGTGGAAAAAGTGGTAATTCTTTTACCTAG
- a CDS encoding ROK family protein has translation MRERVKSPYLAKATIGVDIGGSKIESALVRADGSVPISIKIDTPSALTTTNIIQAIYASVDGVILERKEYIRGIGVGAPGQVELRTGKVIHAPNLSCQNLPLKEILQKRYSLPVFVDNDVRCALLAEHRHGVAKNILDCLCMFVGTGIGGGIMVGGKVLRGVTNSAAEIGHMTLEKNGPKCGCGNYGCLESLASGPKIIEDAVERLKGRNSLIKDLVKNDLSKININLIQKAFEEKDKVAIEVLERAADYIGIGVATLVNILNPKMVILGGGVINASPSLFEMIKEVALKRAIKISKSNLKIVTSELEKNAGTIGASLLVEF, from the coding sequence TTGAGAGAAAGAGTTAAATCACCTTATTTAGCTAAAGCTACCATCGGAGTTGATATTGGAGGCAGCAAGATAGAGAGTGCTTTAGTTCGCGCCGATGGAAGTGTACCTATTAGTATCAAGATTGATACCCCTTCGGCGTTAACTACGACGAATATTATTCAAGCTATTTATGCTTCTGTTGATGGAGTCATTTTAGAGAGAAAAGAGTATATTAGGGGTATCGGTGTTGGTGCTCCTGGCCAAGTAGAGCTTCGGACGGGAAAGGTTATTCATGCCCCTAACCTTAGTTGCCAAAATCTTCCCTTGAAGGAAATTCTCCAAAAAAGGTACTCTCTGCCGGTATTTGTTGATAATGATGTTCGCTGTGCTCTATTAGCTGAGCATAGACATGGAGTAGCCAAAAATATTCTTGATTGTCTTTGTATGTTTGTCGGTACGGGAATTGGGGGAGGAATTATGGTCGGTGGTAAAGTCTTACGTGGAGTGACTAATTCTGCTGCCGAAATAGGCCATATGACCTTAGAAAAAAATGGCCCCAAGTGTGGTTGTGGTAATTATGGATGCTTGGAAAGCTTAGCTTCTGGACCTAAAATAATTGAGGATGCCGTGGAGAGACTTAAAGGAAGAAATTCGCTCATTAAAGATCTGGTAAAAAATGATCTTAGTAAGATAAATATTAATTTAATTCAAAAAGCCTTTGAAGAAAAAGATAAAGTAGCTATTGAAGTTTTAGAAAGAGCGGCTGATTATATTGGCATAGGAGTAGCTACTTTGGTAAATATCTTAAATCCGAAAATGGTAATCTTAGGAGGAGGGGTAATCAATGCTTCTCCATCTTTATTTGAAATGATAAAAGAGGTGGCATTAAAAAGGGCAATAAAGATTTCAAAAAGTAATCTCAAGATAGTCACCTCTGAACTGGAAAAAAATGCTGGAACGATAGGGGCAAGTTTGTTAGTAGAATTTTAA
- a CDS encoding MogA/MoaB family molybdenum cofactor biosynthesis protein: MNKAGILIISDKASKGEREDLCTAVIEELLKKIKIKVLRSEIIPDEEILISNKLMEWTDIDHLNLVVTSGGTGIGPRDVTPEATKKVIEKDIPGLAEAMRLFTFQITPRSIISRALAGMRKKSIIINLPGSPNACRECLEVILNTLPHALEIASGEKMECAREVKDVSK; encoded by the coding sequence TTGAATAAAGCTGGTATTTTAATTATTAGTGATAAAGCCTCAAAAGGAGAAAGAGAAGATTTATGTACCGCGGTCATAGAAGAATTATTAAAGAAGATTAAGATTAAGGTGTTAAGAAGTGAGATTATTCCAGATGAAGAGATCTTAATTTCTAATAAACTCATGGAATGGACAGATATTGATCACTTAAATTTAGTGGTAACTAGTGGCGGCACCGGGATCGGACCTCGAGACGTCACTCCAGAAGCAACTAAAAAAGTTATCGAAAAAGATATTCCTGGTTTAGCAGAAGCCATGCGATTATTTACTTTTCAAATTACTCCCAGAAGCATAATTTCTCGAGCTTTAGCGGGAATGAGGAAAAAGAGCATTATTATAAATTTACCAGGAAGTCCTAATGCATGTCGAGAATGCTTAGAAGTAATTTTAAATACTCTTCCTCATGCTTTAGAGATAGCATCTGGAGAGAAGATGGAATGCGCAAGAGAGGTGAAAGATGTTAGTAAATGA
- a CDS encoding MgtC/SapB family protein, translating to MLVNDLEIIIRIVLSLGLSLIIGLEREIHTKPAGLRTHILVCVGSTLMMLVSLFMSQRYEEISPSRIAAQVVSGVGFLGAGTIIVSRGSIKGLTTAASLWAVAGIGLAVGAGFYKGAVFTTLLIIFTLLFFELLEKKIFKAKEYKQIILKVGSLKEITNLVKDVLLRYHSQIKDLEIKHFQKEGEIKFTAKIPENISTIENIALDLLKIEDVLEVEITKLN from the coding sequence ATGTTAGTAAATGACTTAGAAATTATTATTAGAATTGTTTTATCTTTGGGACTTTCTTTAATTATTGGTTTAGAAAGAGAAATTCATACTAAACCAGCCGGGCTTAGAACACACATTTTAGTTTGTGTAGGATCTACTCTGATGATGTTAGTTTCTCTTTTTATGTCGCAAAGATATGAAGAGATTTCACCTTCCCGAATAGCAGCTCAAGTAGTAAGTGGCGTGGGTTTTTTAGGGGCCGGAACAATTATTGTCTCCCGAGGATCAATAAAAGGACTTACTACTGCCGCAAGTTTGTGGGCAGTAGCCGGGATAGGCTTAGCCGTAGGAGCAGGATTTTATAAGGGAGCTGTTTTTACCACCCTTTTAATTATTTTTACTCTTCTTTTTTTTGAATTGCTCGAGAAAAAGATCTTTAAAGCTAAGGAATATAAACAAATTATTCTTAAGGTTGGTTCTTTAAAAGAGATCACCAACTTAGTTAAAGATGTATTGCTAAGATACCATAGCCAGATAAAAGATCTAGAGATAAAGCACTTTCAAAAAGAAGGAGAGATTAAATTTACCGCTAAGATTCCTGAAAATATCAGTACTATCGAAAATATTGCCTTGGATTTACTGAAGATAGAAGATGTTCTGGAAGTAGAAATTACTAAATTAAATTAG